Genomic DNA from Terriglobales bacterium:
CCTGCTTTCCGCCTCGGCTCTGATGGTCCCGGGCCTCTCGGCCCAGAACAAGAAGGAACAGAAGGTCCAGAAGATGGTCGTGACCAAGGCCCACAAGAGCCGCGGCCTGGGCCAGGACCCCAACATCAAGCACAAGTCGGACCTCAATGATCCCAGCCGTCCCGCGCCGCGGCCGGCCGGCCAATGACAGACGGCTCTCCCGCCTCGCGGTGCGGAAGCTTGCACTTTGCGGGCGCGGGAGTACCATAGAGATGGCCCCGCCGGTCCCCCCAAGGCCGCAAGGCGAGCGGGGCGTCTCATCAACGATCATCATTCAACAGGGGTGGCGCGCCTCCGGCGCCCGCTCCGGGAGGGGAGTTCATGCACAAGAGGATGAAGTGGTTTGCTTGCGCGGTGGCGCTGGTGGCCCTGGCGGGATGGATGACGCCGGTGACCTCGGCCCAGGTGCGGGGCAAGACCGGCAAGGCGATGACCGACAAGGCGACCAAGAGTCGCGGCACCGGCCAGGACCCCAACATCAAGAACAAGTCTCAGGCCAACGATCCCAATGCGAAAGTGCCGAAGACCCGCGGTGGCGGTTGCGTCCTGGAACTCCACAACCAGACGCCGTGGAAGGTGCAGTTCTACGCCGACGGGAACTACGAGGAGCTGGTCGCTCCCTGGAGCACCTCCACCTACAGCTTCAGCGGCACCTACACCTTGTACGCCCGCGCCGACTTCACCGACGGCAGTACGCTCACCTGGGGACCCCGGACCGCGACCTGCGAGAGCGTCGGCTGGGTCTACCCCTGGACCTGGACGGAATAAGGCCTGGGCCTTACCAAAGCCTGACAGCGCTCCCTGCGGGGAGCGCTTTCTTATTGGGGAGGAGGCTCAGCCAGCCGGGTGGAACAGGCGGATGACCCAGAAGACCAGGCCGGCGACGGCCGCCGAGGCGGGGATGGTCAGGATCCAGGCCCACACGATGCGCTGAGCCACGCCCCAGCGCACCGCGGAGAGGCGGTGGGTGGCGCCCACTCCCACGATGGCGCCGGTGATGGTGTGGGTGGTGGAGACGGGGATGCCGGCCAGGGCGGTGCCGAACAGGGTGAGGGCGCCCGCGCTCTCGGCACAGAAGCCGCCCACCGGCTTGAGCTTGGTGATGCGCTGGCCCATGGTCCGGACGATGCGCCATCCGCCCAGGTAGGTGCCCATGGCGATGGCGAAGTGGGCGCTGAGGATGATGGGCCAGTGCAGCGAGCCCCAGTCGGCGATGAAATCGGCCTTGCTCATGAGCCCGCCCGTGTAGAGGGCGCCGGCGATGATGCCCATGGTCTTCTGGGCGTCGTTGCCGCCGTGGCCCAGGCTGTAGCCGGCGGCCGAGAGCAACTGCAGCTTGCGGAACCAGCTATCCACCTGGCGGGGAGCTTTGTGCCGCAGCAGCCAGTAGGTGGCGAGCATGAAGACCAGGGCCAGCACCATGCCCATGACCGGGGCCAGCACGATGAAGGCCAGGGTCTTGGTCCAGCCGCTGGCCAGGATCACCTCGTCGGCATGTGACCAGCCGCGGACAAGGCCGGCGCGGGCCATGGCGGCGCCGGCGTAGCCCCCGATGAGGGCGTGCGAGGAGGAGGTGGGCAGGCCCCACCACCAGGTGAGCACGTCCCACACGATGGCGCCCACCAGTCCCGC
This window encodes:
- a CDS encoding anion permease is translated as MDTGLLLVIVTVLVALTFDFFNGFHDAANSIATVVSTRVLSPTWAVVWAAFFNFVAAFLLGTAVAKTIGQGMIDLSIVTQWVVLAGLVGAIVWDVLTWWWGLPTSSSHALIGGYAGAAMARAGLVRGWSHADEVILASGWTKTLAFIVLAPVMGMVLALVFMLATYWLLRHKAPRQVDSWFRKLQLLSAAGYSLGHGGNDAQKTMGIIAGALYTGGLMSKADFIADWGSLHWPIILSAHFAIAMGTYLGGWRIVRTMGQRITKLKPVGGFCAESAGALTLFGTALAGIPVSTTHTITGAIVGVGATHRLSAVRWGVAQRIVWAWILTIPASAAVAGLVFWVIRLFHPAG